DNA sequence from the Manduca sexta isolate Smith_Timp_Sample1 chromosome 25, JHU_Msex_v1.0, whole genome shotgun sequence genome:
attggctatatattatcacgctatgcccaataggagcggagcagtaatggctaatatcaggaactatcagttcgaaatgaaaaaatatttttgtgttggatagccctttgttcctggagtgctataggttatatatcgtcacgctatgaccaataggagcggagcagtaatgaaacatgttgcaaaaacggggaaaatttattagttttgagagcttctgttgcgtgcgctgcgtaaacggttaaagttatgcaacaataatgtatgacgggattgctactattaaaaagttctacaaaaatatatcataaaacaaagtcccccgctgcatcggtctgcccgaacgtgttaaactcaaaaactacccaacatattagaataaaatttggtatggagacagtttgagaccctgggaagaacataggctcccggaaaaatatatagcgtgacttttgtAACAGGAAAccttagcccgaaaaactttataacgcgggcggagccgcgggcaaaagctagtaacttaTAAGGGGAGTCGCCACTTGCTTTCGacgtacggaaccctaaaaactataataaaaatacataaaatgcaCATACCTGTTCCATTTCACTCTCCATCTTTTTCATTTTCTGATCATGTTCCCGTTTTTCTTCCTCCATTTGCGCCAGCGGATTCCTGCGAACAatgttcaatttataaaaataaaaacaacaaggcAGCAACTTGTAATGCTCTTTTGTAGTCCACAAACTTAGGTTTTTAAAAAACCATGCAAGACAAACCTTTTCAACATTGTCACGATTGTATtcaatataacattttgttatCAAATACGACTAAATCaacattgtaattaaactaAGTAAAAATCGTGACGTACAAGTTTAAATTTGAGTGTTCAGGGTCTCAAGGATACGAAATTCGGatattaacattttgtaaatggTATAAAGCATTGTCATAAAAACTTTTGTGTTGTCGTCGAAGCATTTTCGAAAACATGCATAAATAAAGTAgatgtaaaaacattaaatggAGCATGCAGGATACGAactttatgaaaaatgtattataaaacaaaccaaaaaacggaacaataacaacaataaattcattcaacacttttcaattattgtaaaactCAAGAAAATTTGAGGATATAACATATTGGCTTCGCTTTTTACCTTGGATAAGGAATAAGTACTACAATAATTACtagtttaattactttataaataaaatgtctaacGGTTTGGCTACTAATCAATAACAAACAGGGCCCAGAATTAATTTGTGCAAGCCATTTCAGATTATACTGcctagactgcctcggtggagtagttgtattgcatgcccggtacaatagcgctctgaagtcctgggttcgaatcccgggtcgggcaaagtgatatttgggtttttctgctgagtatcagcccgaagtttggaatttgtgcccgatatagcgataggctcgccccctatcacatcgtgggacggaacatacttggcgaaaagtgggtgccccagttgcgcctctgcataccccttcggggacaaCCAACGCGAATTCGTAAAAACTGAACTACTAAATCATCTGCTTAATTTCAAAAAGGATacgacaaataaaatacttttgataTTATCAGCCGAGCGGTAGATCGGCCTCCATTTTAAGCCTTTAAGTATGAAATTTCAGTCGTCAAGCGAATCTGTCCGTTCATGACGAGGAAAATTCCAAACAACGGAGCCAAAAAGATCTGCGATGTAGTATGAACTGTGTTTCTTATATATTTGAACTAAAGTGTCAATGTTATTAATAACGAATCCCCAGCTATTCACAAATCACAACACCAAATAATACCATATCTTAAAACTAAGCTAAGAACATGTTCCACACAAACAcgatgaatataaaaacaaaacaagatcATGCGTTAACCCTCCACCGacaatgttttacaaaaaaaaaaaatctaataacccGCATCGACGACAATCTCCACTCTTTTCAAATATAACCtgtatttaatactttactaATAACACTGccagttaaaaattatttagtctCTAATAACGTTGTACAGAGTTGACGAAAGACGCAGATGCGGGGTGATAACTAACTCACAAACTATAACATACCGTGCtaaaactgtataatataatgaCGATCGCAACGGAACTTACCATACGGTCATGAAACTGTTCATCAGTCCTTGCGGGCACAAACTGAACACCAACACAACCATAGTTAACGACACAAGTAGCTGTGCTCGCGCAATCACACACACAGTGGCATTACCAACTTCAACCCGGTACAAGTGTGTTTGATCAAATATTTAGGGTCAGATGATGCAAATAGTAGTGAATATGTGCAATATTATTTAAccctaaattatttaatacaatatctcTGGCATTACGTTGGCTACAAGttttagattttgtttatattatgttttagtcATATTCGATATAGTTAAGGTTAACTtccaaaaatgaaaatatataatacttattttcattGCAAGTTGAAGGCTTAACTAATACTTGACAGGAAGACCTAATATAAAGTACAAGGCAACGGGACTGTGGcaaaataaaagcatttattCATTGTTTGTATATGGAAATcagaataaatatgtatgtctCGGCTGGTTTTATCGGTTTCTTTATCACGACTATTTTTGTCACatctgtttaaattataattattactgtaCACATATGTTTacgcataatttaaattaaagcagAAGGAAAAACCTCGGTTTAATTGCCGACGGTAATTTCGAGTTTCGGGTTAAgtaacattttgaaaaaatgattttatatctatgtatgtaaTGATTCTCCACACTTAGTATTATTGTGTAGTGATCAAACAATACCGAGTTCGCATTGTGTTTACTTTTTGAAATCgccatcatttatttataaatggaagTTTTCTTGccataatgttttttaattaatttattatttatattatagtttcaatTTCATTTCGCTAAACTTTAAAAACAAGTTCTTTCTTCTAAAaccattataaaacataaatgtacTCTCACCaggataacaaaaaaaaaaattaccctaTTTCACCCCAATATTCTATTTACTAGCAACTATTATAACTGGCCAATTAAACGAACTTTCAAGTTGcattaatctaaataataaaatataaatgtcatgtAGAGGTTATATATTtgagattttgtttatttaaatataaccagCGAACAGAAAAACAgcaatcaatataaaaaaaacctcacAACGAAGGGATATTCACAAAGACACAAGTAAAATCTATAATGCCAACATTCTAAtataattggtaataaaattgttttgtgtgaACAATTCCTGATTCCACGTCAAATGTGAGTATAATTATAGTCAATACGGCGACTATTACTCAATCTAATACTGTTACTAATGATCTAATTAACCGTTAAGTACGTCAGAGGTTTTGTTTCGGTGTTCAAACACAATCGAGTGAGATCACACTGTGCAACAATGTGTGACACACGCAATTTATCTCTGTTGATAAATCGCCGCTCAGCACACAATTgtcaataaattgttataaatgccACTGTGAAAGCGAATGAACTGTAAACGGTTATGATTTAAACTATGTTTGTCATGGATTTTATCAACACTCTTGCGTCATTACGATGCGCTTTAattcaataacataaaatataaaatgcgtCTGAGAATATATTTCTGATTccgtgtaaaatatatttgtttctcAAAATCCACGACAAACACAATGACTAATTGTAACAATGATTATTTCATTTCTGCATGCCCAAGCacaaaacattcaaataaaaagaatgtTACACTGAGctattaaatgtaagaaacataaataaaactaataatttttctttagcTTACGAACGCGACAGTCAACAGATACAGTACTATATAGATAGTGTAAAAGGTGACCAGACATGCAGCAATGATAAAGCAAAGAGAACTCATCGACATATTTCACTTGATACAATGTATGGTATGGTAAGTCTGGTCACCTTGAATGCGGTGACGACCATAAGTTTGAGTATTAtcatattagtaaatattagtTTACCAACCCTGTCTACTTAGGTTGTTAAGATCTAACCATGCCTGTTCCGGATGATAATAATTAATCCAAAAATTTCAATTAGATTATCATGTATAAGagttgaatataaaatgtacaaCACCAAGGCTATAGACACAACGTACTTGTTGGAGTTGATCCGGTGCGGCTTGCCGTCGTGCGAGAGGCCGGCGAGCTTGCGGCAGCGGTAGTTCTCGTAGTGCACAGAGCTCGTGACGTCCTTCAAGTCCTGCAGGTGCGTCCTTATGACCATGTTGCGAAGGGCTAAGAAGTCGCAGTGTTCCAAATTTTCCACTGCGAATtggtaaacaattataaattaataacacgACACGCAGAAATCACTATATGCATTTAGCTGAAATTTTACGTTTCGCTGAATTATGGTAAAATGTGCAGTAGAAATTTCAttctaaaaattgttttacatgCGGGCAAAGCtacgaatacaaaatattatataaaagtttatagAATCGtatcatattattaacataatagaaatatattttactccttcaatattcattaatgagtaatataaaaacagcgtaTTTACTTCCTGGTAAACATTATATGAATCACAATTCACATGTAAATGGGTTTGTAGTTATATAGGGGAAGACCACatcgaataatattattcacagtggtggttaataattcattacgagcaatttttatttttatcataacaatTTAACCAaatcatctatactattatataaagctgaagagtttgtttgtttgtttgtttgtttgtttgaacgcgctaatctcaggaactactggtccaaactgaaaaattctttttgcgttggatagccctatgttcgtggagtgctataggctatatatcatcacgctatacccaataggagcggagcagtaatgcctaatctcaggagctatcggtccgaactgaaaaaatctttttgcgttggatagccctttgttcgtggagtgctataggctatatatcatcacgctatactcaataggagcggagcagtaatggctaatctcaggaactaccggtccaaactgaaaaattctttttgcgttggatagccttttgttcgtggagtgctataggctatatatcatcacgctatacccaataggagcggagcagtaatggctaatctcaggaactaccggttcgaactaaaaaaaatcattttgtattggatagccctttgttcgtgaagtgctataggctatatatcatcacactatgaccaataggagcagagcagtaacggctaatctcagaaactaggagtttgaactgaataattctttttgtgttggatagccctttgttcctggaatgctataggctatatatatcatcacgctatacccaataggagcggagcagtaatggctaatctcaggaactaccggtccaaactgaaaaattctttttgcgttggatagccttttgttcgtggagtgctataggctatatatcatcacgctatacccaataggagcggagcagtaatgaaacatgatgcaaaaacggggacaatttattagttttgagagcttctgttgcgtgcgctgcgtaaacggttaaagttatgcaacaataatgtatgacgggattgttcctcttaaaaagttctacaaaaatatatcataaaacaaaagtcccccgctgcatcggtctgcccgaacgtgttaaactcaaaaactacccaacgtattaggataaaatttggtatggagacagtttgagaccctgggaagaacataggctcccgggaaaatatatagcgtgacttttataacggaaaactttagcccgaaaaactttataacgcgggcggagtcgcgggcaaaagctagttcgtTAATAAATGGACGCGAATAAGACACGTGAGCCCACTCCTACGTGTACTAGTTATAACTATGCTAATACATAAAACTGACgagattgtttgtttgaacgcgctaatctcaggaatatCCAaaccgatttttatattttttcactacgaggaagctacattactccaaTGTGTTCTAGGCTAAATTTTATCTCGGCATTCCCGCATtcgcaagcggcgatagcctagttgggtgtggaacggactggcaagacgaatgtccgcaggttcaaatctcaagggcacacacctctgattgttctaaaaaatcatgtgtgtattctttgttaatttatcgttcgctttaacggtgaaggaaaacatcgtgaggaaacctgcacatctgagaagttcctgtataggaatttctaaggtgtatgaagtctaccaatccgcactaggccagcgtggtggactaaggcctaatccctctcagtagtagaggaggcccgtgctcagcagtgggcaagtatataatacagggctgatattaatatattatcattcCCGCATTCTCGCGGGTGGAACGCAGGTAAAGGCTATAAGTGTGTGGTGTGCTGACCCTCCGCGATGCCCCAGGGGTACTTGCGGCCGCGCACGCGGCGCCCGTCCTGCTCGATGACGGTGTTGGCGCCGACCACGGCGAAGggcacgcgcgcgcgcagcgcCCGCGTCGCGTCGGCGGCCTCGCCCTCCTCGCCCGCGCTCTCCGGGAACGAGTAGATCTTGATCTTGTGCTGGCCGATCTCTTTCATTATCTGAAAACGGAACTCACTTTACACATACATACGAATTAACTGAAACTGACGAGCGATTTGATGTGATCGACAATGGGCAagatgatttatttcaatgtcgtaatatagatattataatatgctgCGTAAAGTCaacgtaaaataaattcaactaacattaaagtttaattaatattgtatttttaattgtcgcaataaaaatatttatttaaaacttataaacacCATAAACAACTGTTGAAAAGCCTATAAACATTCAGTCAATGCGACTTTTCACGCCCAGACTTGCTAGGAAAATTATTGAAGATTAGGACAGTACGCATTACTAGTCATATCATCATACCGAATCGTGTCACATAATAATTgtactaatttatatattatttgagcAGCTTCGTTTgataagaattaatatttgtttgtagataatttaacaaacaaataaatcataaaaacagCCTATTGTTCGCCGCCATACAACGTGAttcttgtgtaaaaatatttacaattccaAGTTCTTATTGACGGACGCATTGTAATGCAACCAGTGtgagaataaattattaaaaatgatgtaacaacgtaaataagtaaaaatatttgttacctcCCCAAACTCtttcattcatatttcaaatcTGAGAACATTtaaatccttttttattttgaaactatgttttcaataacattttatctCACAGATTTTGAACCTTAGTCACATTAGCGACATATTTTTACCCGCGAAAACCGAATATCTAAGGTAATCTATAATAATACAGatcataacaaaattaacaacgTTCCTAGGCAAATTTCATCACCTCCAAATTCATTATTTTGACCTTTATGTTATCATAAATATCGATTTTGGACAGTATTCATATCGAACAAACATTTGAATATAGGCGACTAAATTGTTCTCTATCGCTATAATATGTAACTATGGTATTGCTAGTGGCTAGTGGCTAGTGTCACCTGTTCCTTAAAGTCTTTACACTCCTCGGGCGTCATGGTGTCGGCCTTGGCGATGACGGGGATGATGTTGACCTTGTCGCCGAGGCGCTGCATGAACTCGACGTCGAGCGGCTTGAGTCCGTGTCCGCTGGGCGCGATGAAGTACAGGCAGCAGTGCACGCGCGTGTCGGGCGGCGCCGCCTTGCGCGTCACGCGCGACTCCGCGTTCAGGAACTCCTCGTACTTCGACTCCACGAAGTCGATGATCGGTTGCCAACTACAACacaaattatcattattgaGATACCACTCCAATGTCAACTCTGACCAACTTGAACACACTAGCGCGTGGTCTTCTTCTGTCCTATTTCCGTCTATCTGATTCAAGCAGAATCTGTTTACGAAATGCGGCACTTGAGAATGACTATTAAGGCCGATGTGGGAGCAACAGCGACGACCGCAAAACTGACAGATATATTGGATACCCGGTGATGCGCACCAGGATGATGGTACGTGCTCATATTTTCCGGCTTTTATACACTACTGTGCAATGGTGTTAATAAATCTACTGAGGAAATTCGTAAGACCGATTATTACACTAATCATTCCCGGTATAAAGAAATAGtctagtattaaaatacttataataaaatgaaatcatttatttttgtaatcggAAGAAACACCACTTCACAAAGCAATGCTATCATTGCTTTGTGATTTATGTAAATACTAACCAATTGCTATTATCAACGGCATCACCGAAGCCGGGCGTGTCGACGATCGTTAGCGTGAGGTTGACGCCGTTCTCTTTGAGCAGCACCACGCTGGTCTCCACGCCCACTGTCTTTTTAACCCTCAATGAAGGGCCCGGATGTTTGTCCTTGTCGTACACTTCGGTCAAGAACAAGGAGTTTATTAACGTCGATTTGCCGAGACCTGACTCACctgaaaattaataagaatttgataattaaaataaaatcaagtcTTCTTAACTTTAGCAGATCATGACACACGTACCCACAAAATCAGGAAAAGTTTAACTTATACCAATTAAATCTTAAAGTATGACAGTTTTCACTACACTAAAAAGGAATCTTAGTCCACTCTATAAATATCATGAAAATTTTGCTACTTTGTTAAGCATGTCAGATATCAGagtaattgtaaaaaaagtaaaaaaaatgctcACCAACAACCATTAACGTGAACTCGAAACCTTTTTTTACTGCCTTCCTATAGACTTGGTTTGGTAGGTTTGCAAATCCGACGTATCCGTCTAATTCTTTGGTTTTTGGCTTTTCTATTTTAGGTAATTCCGGTTTTGGTGCAACAGGTGGGTGGTCAGGTTTCTGaaataataacatcaaaatacagtccaaatattttgttgtttattttacattatagaCCAAATCAAcggtaaaatactttaaaatgtatataataataataaatgtagtaaATTTTGGtctattatgttaaattaaatccagttataattatttctattcaaatattacaagaaaaaacatataagcgcttagtttttgatttactgaaacaaatattgaagaaaatattacaatgtatCTTCAAAATGAGTTTAGTCATTTCTAACTGACacattgttttacaatataatcAATAGACATTCTTCAAAACTGTGtcagtaaaataaattgcaacGTAAATATGGTCATCAAATGGCCACAAATGACTACCATTGTACCACGGCACCATTATGCCTAGCTACGTGTAGCTACGTGatacgtcatattttttttgcattgcAAGTTTCATTTTACCTAATCATGCGATATTATTAACGTCTGAACGCAATATGCAAATAAGCTCATCAAACGAGTGTTACAAAAGTATGCTGAAATTCCAATTACGAACTTGTATTTATGCAACAGAACTAATAGTCACTCGTGAATgagtattgaatattttaaattaaatatgccaTGTTACGACAAAACCATTAGGGCACACAACCAACATTGTTTCAAAGAATATTGTCATCACTATCACTAAATCAATTTACTAACAAATTCAGTGGCGCAGTcctatagtgttcgaagtggtgaaattaaatgttataaataaatttacagaatACACAAAGAATTAACTATTTCACCGACAAAGATTTCTAACTTGTTTAAATATCAATTGTCAATAATGTATACCCTGAAAAAACACCACTTCTAGATCGGTAATGTGTACAATAATCTCGATAATAAGAGTGCGGAGCCAAAACGGAAGATTAAATATTaccttcataatattttctgtacTCCTAAGCGGCGCGGGCATCGGTGCTGCTGGCGGTGCTACGGTGGGCACGGGCGGGGCGGGCGTCGGCGGGGGCGCCGTGCTCGGGGGTTTGGCGGCATCCACAGAGACGCTGTTGCTGAGTTTATTGGGCGCGGTGCCATTGGGTTCGTGGTGGTTGTTCTCGTGGGGTTCGGGCAGCGTGGCGGCGCGCTTGGCGAGTGCATCCTTGAGGGCggagggcggcgcgggcggtgcgCCCGGCGGCACCGACGCGCTCACGCCGCCGCCGCTCACCGTGTCCGACTTGAAGAACAACTCGCGTTTACTTTGTAACtggaaacaatacaaaataaacactattaatatttaagttagaccatgttatatttaaacaatatcagCCAGCGTCGTGTCGATATCATTTAAACTAGAATGTAGTTACTTAACAGAGTAGgtattgtgtttatattatgcAGCTGCTCTAATGCTGAAGTACTTATAGAGTTTCGATCTAGAATCAcagttattaacattttaatagatgattaaatttattagtcttttataatttatataattaactctcaaattatacttaatttgaCATGAGGAAGAAAGTTACAAGATAATAATGACTGATTTATTACAACACTGATTAAAAACGTTTACCAGTAACTGGCAAGGGGTTAAATACCCAAAAAGAAGCCATAGATATTACCTAAATATCAATATGTGGTTATTATGGTAACAAAGcattcataaatgtttattttggttaatattaatttaaagccGTGTCGAAGAGGCACTGCTAATGAGGCCCTCGCCACGGAAACATAAACTCGCTCTCTATAGTGCAGCACCATATCACGTGGCGTTCTGTACACGATATACTTTACCGTCGACAGTCGTGCGGTTGTACAGTCACAAAGTAGGTAGGGCCGTGTACACACACAACTCGGCCTAGCCGACTACACGCTCTGGCGTCGGATGACTCATAGGTAAAGGCACCGTGTCTGAAGATTGCCGCAATACttatacacataaatatcatCTTTGTCGGACATGACTAACATTGATCGGAAGCTAAAACACAAGCATATAAAGGAATAGTCATAAAAATCTCTGTTAAAATAAAGAGTTATATGCGATACACAGTTATAACagaatatataaagaaaaggAACGCAAACCTAGTTTGAGCGCAATCACGCACCGTCAACATACCGTATAAAAGCAGAACGTATACCAGGCTTGCCATTAACTAGTAATTATGCAGGTGCGAAAAAGGAAAGCGGTGAGTCACGGAACTCTGAACGGTCCATCATTACCGCACGCGGGAATTCAATCAACATTACTGGGATCATCATCAATCTATGACATTATTACTATATGAGTGTCAATAGCTAGCGTAAAGAATATCGTTACGCACTAATGTATTGCGAGTAGACACCACCTGAATAATCAATCTGAACGATCGAATAAACTGTAAATCATTTAACAGTCATGGCCCTTTTATGGCTTATAATCACAAAGCCAGATATTCTGGAGCGGATGACAATGCACATAAGAATGTAGTCATAAATATTTCGATTCGAGATTTCTTCGCTCCATTCAAATGTCAACTAGTTTACAAAGACAGTTTAACTGAAACTTTAAGACATTTTAAAAGCAAGTAAACATAAAAGTGCACTTCAAAAGAACTGAGTAGATATGTACTACGTGTACCTTTTATTCATTATGTACATAACCGAAATTAATTACAGTAAAAACAGTGACAATTTGAATACATCAAACAAGCACAAGTCACAACTCACAAAATACACGCGTGCAATGTTTTGCGAAGTGCGACGACCGAGTGTTTGCTCGTGTTGGTAGGTTCTAATTATATCACCAATGTACTAATTTCAACTAACGGCGCTAACCTTCAACTTGTATAcgcaaatgtaaataaaacaagaatcaaataatttcataatttatactaaGCATAtagcaaaattaatatattctgcAAGACCATAATTATCACCTGCTATTTACTGCATAAACATAGAATATCTAAACTTATCCGCTTCACTGACaggaaataacataataaatccTTACAATCACATACATAGCCATAACCCTACAATAATAgaagatatttttatgtgcATACAAGGaattaaacattgaaaattaCCTTAATATGTAGTTGTAAATTTTATACCCGTCGCTTTTCGATACACAACTAAAACTTCGTTGGCTGCTACAGAGGTGATCAAATCTTTACATATTGtaacaacaattataattattgtaataatttaatctgTTCACACATCCAGTAAAAAAGACCAATTTAGATACAGGTTCTGCTACTACGATCCTACAAATAACCGATTTTTCTAATATCTGCCTATTGCTAAAcgtttataatgtatatatttaaacgtaaccacataattattataaaagagcAGTAAAGGATACTTACAGCCGCAATGCAACAGACTCGTCAAGTAAATAGTTAGATAACTTATAGggttaattgaattaaatgcgGTGGAGGTGAcaacaaatataaacttattgatttttcatttattcaacTCAACCTGCGACAAAACCACGACTCGCTGCGCGCTACGGTACTGTCCAGCGCACGTCATCCGGCAAATGTTTACAAGAGAACGGACATTGTAGAGTAACGTAAATAATCATAAAcgcaattaaaatttacaaataatttgtttgttgaCAAAGTAAACCCGTAAACAACATAGTACACTGCTCACAATATCAAGTTACTgaacattttattcatttaaataatagtcTGATAAACGCAACTGCATCGCAAAAATGAACAActtacatcatcatcatattcATCCAGAACAGAAATCTTCTTGTTATGTTTTCGCAAACTTAGCCTCTTTTTAAGAGAATTAAACATAACTGATACTAAGAACACACTGCATTCGTATGCACAAAGCACATGTATTGTCGAATTtagtaaaatgaatataataatcaaCACAGGAAATATATTCTTCAACAACAGGATAAACAAGGTCTATATCACACAGCGTTCTGTACTGACTGAGTAACCTTCGCGGTGGACTCGTTTACATAACTAAAAAATGTTCAATACTATATTGTTCAGCGAATGTCGTCACACTGACACATAGCAGTTAAACTGAAATGACTAATATAGGCGAGGACCTATTACCACGACGCTAAACGAAATTAATAATCGTACACAACTGTATACTTGTACagtaatacattaattataattatcgctTATCAGTAGATATAGGTATAGTGCGATTGTACACggtgttattgttttaatgtccTGGCACACCTAAAACAGCTGACTTTCTTGAAATTTTATCAAACG
Encoded proteins:
- the LOC115446786 gene encoding septin-7 isoform X5, whose protein sequence is MDVDYVSDSLEDVGTCCLPCLALQSKRELFFKSDTVSGGGVSASVPPGAPPAPPSALKDALAKRAATLPEPHENNHHEPNGTAPNKLSNSVSVDAAKPPSTAPPPTPAPPVPTVAPPAAPMPAPLRSTENIMKKPDHPPVAPKPELPKIEKPKTKELDGYVGFANLPNQVYRKAVKKGFEFTLMVVGESGLGKSTLINSLFLTEVYDKDKHPGPSLRVKKTVGVETSVVLLKENGVNLTLTIVDTPGFGDAVDNSNCWQPIIDFVESKYEEFLNAESRVTRKAAPPDTRVHCCLYFIAPSGHGLKPLDVEFMQRLGDKVNIIPVIAKADTMTPEECKDFKEQIMKEIGQHKIKIYSFPESAGEEGEAADATRALRARVPFAVVGANTVIEQDGRRVRGRKYPWGIAEVENLEHCDFLALRNMVIRTHLQDLKDVTSSVHYENYRCRKLAGLSHDGKPHRINSNKNPLAQMEEEKREHDQKMKKMESEMEQVFEMKVREKRAKLKESEAELARRHDATRRALEAQARELDERQRALHAERAAWERDTGLSLDDLRRRSLEANSKETVDGKDKKDKKKKGLF
- the LOC115446786 gene encoding septin-7 isoform X1 produces the protein MNGSTTTLNSGTVNGSSGAINGIGTAPRTATLGTPSSYAYTSSGSLLGRGGSARPVPPPTLPKYSGSFSAGSTTGLRERDREGAGGSHRLASLERLALRQRIIEQSSNNQVSSVSSLNSSNGGPTSATVTLTDTATLQSKRELFFKSDTVSGGGVSASVPPGAPPAPPSALKDALAKRAATLPEPHENNHHEPNGTAPNKLSNSVSVDAAKPPSTAPPPTPAPPVPTVAPPAAPMPAPLRSTENIMKKPDHPPVAPKPELPKIEKPKTKELDGYVGFANLPNQVYRKAVKKGFEFTLMVVGESGLGKSTLINSLFLTEVYDKDKHPGPSLRVKKTVGVETSVVLLKENGVNLTLTIVDTPGFGDAVDNSNCWQPIIDFVESKYEEFLNAESRVTRKAAPPDTRVHCCLYFIAPSGHGLKPLDVEFMQRLGDKVNIIPVIAKADTMTPEECKDFKEQIMKEIGQHKIKIYSFPESAGEEGEAADATRALRARVPFAVVGANTVIEQDGRRVRGRKYPWGIAEVENLEHCDFLALRNMVIRTHLQDLKDVTSSVHYENYRCRKLAGLSHDGKPHRINSNKNPLAQMEEEKREHDQKMKKMESEMEQVFEMKVREKRAKLKESEAELARRHDATRRALEAQARELDERQRALHAERAAWERDTGLSLDDLRRRSLEANSKETVDGKDKKDKKKKGLF
- the LOC115446786 gene encoding septin-7 isoform X4 gives rise to the protein MFNSLKKRLSLRKHNKKISVLDEYDDDLQSKRELFFKSDTVSGGGVSASVPPGAPPAPPSALKDALAKRAATLPEPHENNHHEPNGTAPNKLSNSVSVDAAKPPSTAPPPTPAPPVPTVAPPAAPMPAPLRSTENIMKKPDHPPVAPKPELPKIEKPKTKELDGYVGFANLPNQVYRKAVKKGFEFTLMVVGESGLGKSTLINSLFLTEVYDKDKHPGPSLRVKKTVGVETSVVLLKENGVNLTLTIVDTPGFGDAVDNSNCWQPIIDFVESKYEEFLNAESRVTRKAAPPDTRVHCCLYFIAPSGHGLKPLDVEFMQRLGDKVNIIPVIAKADTMTPEECKDFKEQIMKEIGQHKIKIYSFPESAGEEGEAADATRALRARVPFAVVGANTVIEQDGRRVRGRKYPWGIAEVENLEHCDFLALRNMVIRTHLQDLKDVTSSVHYENYRCRKLAGLSHDGKPHRINSNKNPLAQMEEEKREHDQKMKKMESEMEQVFEMKVREKRAKLKESEAELARRHDATRRALEAQARELDERQRALHAERAAWERDTGLSLDDLRRRSLEANSKETVDGKDKKDKKKKGLF